One Pseudoliparis swirei isolate HS2019 ecotype Mariana Trench chromosome 4, NWPU_hadal_v1, whole genome shotgun sequence genomic window carries:
- the tle3b gene encoding transducin-like enhancer protein 3-B isoform X9: MYPQGRHPAPHQPGQPGFKFTVAESCDRIKDEFQFLQAQYHSLKVEYDKLANEKTEMQRHYVMYYEMSYGLNIEMHKQTEIAKRLNAILAQIMPFLSQEHQQQVAQAVERAKQVTMTELNAIIGVRGLPNLPLTQQQLQAQHLSHAAHGPQVQLPPHPSGLQPPGMPPVTGAGSGLLALGALGSQAHLPVKDEKNHHDLEHRGPSSFHLPLANSLKERESSTNNSVSPSDSLRAASEKHRGSSDYSLDSKKRKVDDKDSMGRYDSDGDKSDDLVVDVSNEDPATPRVSPAHSPPENGLDKSRVLKKDAAPNSPASVASSGSTPSSKAKDHAHNDKSSTPSLKSNTPTPRNEAPTAGTSTTPGLRPLTMGKPPGLEALAAPALRTPLSIAGSYASPFAMMGHHEMNGSLTSPGVYPGLISPQMSAAAAAVAYGRSPIAGFDPHSHMRAPGLPASLTSISGGKPAYSFHVSADGQMQPVPFPPDALIGPGIPRHARQINTLSHGEVVCAVTISNPTRHVYTGGKGCVKIWDISQPGSKSPVSQLDCLNRDNYIRSCKLLPDGRTLIVGGEASTLTIWDLASQTPRIKAELTSSAPACYALAISPDAKVCFSCCSDGNIAVWDLHNQTLVRQFQGHTDGASCIDISHDGTKLWTGGLDNTVRSWDLREGRQLQQHDFTSQVERRRVSSCVCVCVCARTDE; encoded by the exons ATGTATCCACAAGGCCGGCATCCG GCACCTCACCAGCCAGGGCAGCCTGGCTTCAAGTTCACTGTGGCGGAGTCCTGTGACAGGATCAAAGACGAATTTCAGTTCCTGCAGGCTCAGTACCACAG TCTAAAGGTGGAGTACGATAagctggccaatgaaaagacgGAGATGCAGCGTCACTATGTCATG TACTATGAGATGTCCTATGGGCTCAACATTGAGATGCACAAACAG ACTGAGATCGCCAAACGTCTCAATGCAATTCTGGCTCAGATCATGCCGTTCTTATCACAAGAG CATCAACAGCAGGTGGCTCAGGCTGTTGAGCGGGCCAAGCAGGTCACGATGACTGAGCTGAATGCGATCATCGGGGTACGTGGACTTCCCAATCTGCCTCTCACT cagcagcagctccaggctCAGCATCTCTCTCACGCCGCCCACGGCCCCCAGGTGCagctgcccccccacccctccggcCTGCAGCCGCCCGGCATGCCCCCCGTGACGGGCGCCGGCTCCGGCCTGCTGGCTCTGGGCGCTCTTGGCAGCCAGGCCCACCTGCCTGTGAAGGATGAGAAGAACCACCACGACCTGGAGCACCGA GGCCCCTCATCTTTTCACTTGCCTCTGGCCAACTCTCTGAAAGAGCGTGAGTCGAGCACG aACAACTCGGTGTCGCCATCGGACAGCCTGCGGGCAGCGAGTGAGAAGCACCGCGGCTCTTCAGATTACAGCCTCGACTCCAAGAAACGTAAAGTGGACGACAAAGACAGCATGGGCcgatat GACAGCGACGGAGACAAAAGTGACGACTTGGTGGTGGACGTCTCCAACGAG GACCCGGCCACCCCGCGAGTCAGCCCCGCCCACTCTCCTCCAGAAAACGGCCTGGATAAATCCAGAGTCCTGAAGAAGGACGCCGCCCCCAACAGCCCCGCCTCCGTCGCCTCCTCGGGCAGCACGCCATCCTCCAAAGCGAAGGACCACGCCCAC AATGACAAGTCGTCCACGCCCAGCCTGAAGTCCAACACGCCGACTCCGAGGAACGAGGCTCCGACGGCGGGGACCAGCACCACTCCGGGACTACGGCCTCTCACGATGGGCAAACCACCCGGCTTGGAGGCACTGG CGGCCCCGGCCCTGCGTACGCCTCTCTCCATCGCCGGCTCCTACGCCTCCCCGTTTGCGATGATGGGTCATCACGAGATGAACGGATCCCTGACCAGCCCGGGCGTCTATCCGGGTCTCATTTCACCGCAGatgagcgccgccgccgccgccgtcgcctACGGACGCTCGCCAATT GCGGGGTTTGACCCTCATTCCCACATGAGAGCGCCGGGCCTGCCAGCCAGCCTCACGTCCATTTCTGGAGGGAAACC agcgTATTCTTTTCACGTGAGCGCCGATGGTCAGATGCAGCCGGTGCCCTTCCCTCCAGACGCACTGATTGGCCCGGGCATCCCGCGTCACGCTCGCCAGATCAACACGTTGAGCCACGGGGAAGTGGTGTGCGCCGTGACCATCAGCAACCCCACGCGTCACGTCTACACCGGCGGCAAGGGCTGTGTCAAGATCTGGGACATCAGCCAGCCCGGCAGCAAGAGCCCCGTGTCCCAACTCGACTGCCTG AACAGGGACAACTACATCCGCTCCTGCAAGCTCCTGCCTGACGGCCGCACCCTGATCGTGGGCGGCGAGGCCAGCACGCTGACCATCTGGGACCTGGCCTCGCAGACGCCGCGCATCAAGGCCGAGCTCACGTCCTCGGCGCCGGCCTGCTACGCGCTGGCCATCAGCCCCGACGCCAAGGTCTGCTTCTCCTGCTGCTCGGACGGAAACATCGCCGTGTGGGATCTCCACAACCAGACCCTCGTGAG GCAGTTCCAGGGCCACACGGACGGAGCCAGCTGCATCGACATCTCCCACGACGGGACCAAGCTGTGGACCGGCGGGCTGGACAACACGGTCCGCTCCTGGGACCTGAGGGAGGGCCGGCAGCTCCAGCAGCACGACTTCACCTCCCAGGTAGAGCGGCGCAGAGTctcgtcgtgtgtgtgtgtgtgtgtgtgcgcgcggacCGATGAGTGA
- the tle3b gene encoding transducin-like enhancer protein 3-B isoform X5 codes for MYPQGRHPAPHQPGQPGFKFTVAESCDRIKDEFQFLQAQYHSLKVEYDKLANEKTEMQRHYVMYYEMSYGLNIEMHKQTEIAKRLNAILAQIMPFLSQEHQQQVAQAVERAKQVTMTELNAIIGQQQPPHSVYPAFMQQQLQAQHLSHAAHGPQVQLPPHPSGLQPPGMPPVTGAGSGLLALGALGSQAHLPVKDEKNHHDLEHRGPSSFHLPLANSLKERESSTNNSVSPSDSLRAASEKHRGSSDYSLDSKKRKVDDKDSMGRYDSDGDKSDDLVVDVSNEDPATPRVSPAHSPPENGLDKSRVLKKDAAPNSPASVASSGSTPSSKAKDHAHNDKSSTPSLKSNTPTPRNEAPTAGTSTTPGLRPLTMGKPPGLEALAAPALRTPLSIAGSYASPFAMMGHHEMNGSLTSPGVYPGLISPQMSAAAAAVAYGRSPIAGFDPHSHMRAPGLPASLTSISGGKPAYSFHVSADGQMQPVPFPPDALIGPGIPRHARQINTLSHGEVVCAVTISNPTRHVYTGGKGCVKIWDISQPGSKSPVSQLDCLNRDNYIRSCKLLPDGRTLIVGGEASTLTIWDLASQTPRIKAELTSSAPACYALAISPDAKVCFSCCSDGNIAVWDLHNQTLVRQFQGHTDGASCIDISHDGTKLWTGGLDNTVRSWDLREGRQLQQHDFTSQVERRRVSSCVCVCVCARTDE; via the exons ATGTATCCACAAGGCCGGCATCCG GCACCTCACCAGCCAGGGCAGCCTGGCTTCAAGTTCACTGTGGCGGAGTCCTGTGACAGGATCAAAGACGAATTTCAGTTCCTGCAGGCTCAGTACCACAG TCTAAAGGTGGAGTACGATAagctggccaatgaaaagacgGAGATGCAGCGTCACTATGTCATG TACTATGAGATGTCCTATGGGCTCAACATTGAGATGCACAAACAG ACTGAGATCGCCAAACGTCTCAATGCAATTCTGGCTCAGATCATGCCGTTCTTATCACAAGAG CATCAACAGCAGGTGGCTCAGGCTGTTGAGCGGGCCAAGCAGGTCACGATGACTGAGCTGAATGCGATCATCGGG cagcagcagccgcctcATAGTGTCTACCCAGCCTTCATG cagcagcagctccaggctCAGCATCTCTCTCACGCCGCCCACGGCCCCCAGGTGCagctgcccccccacccctccggcCTGCAGCCGCCCGGCATGCCCCCCGTGACGGGCGCCGGCTCCGGCCTGCTGGCTCTGGGCGCTCTTGGCAGCCAGGCCCACCTGCCTGTGAAGGATGAGAAGAACCACCACGACCTGGAGCACCGA GGCCCCTCATCTTTTCACTTGCCTCTGGCCAACTCTCTGAAAGAGCGTGAGTCGAGCACG aACAACTCGGTGTCGCCATCGGACAGCCTGCGGGCAGCGAGTGAGAAGCACCGCGGCTCTTCAGATTACAGCCTCGACTCCAAGAAACGTAAAGTGGACGACAAAGACAGCATGGGCcgatat GACAGCGACGGAGACAAAAGTGACGACTTGGTGGTGGACGTCTCCAACGAG GACCCGGCCACCCCGCGAGTCAGCCCCGCCCACTCTCCTCCAGAAAACGGCCTGGATAAATCCAGAGTCCTGAAGAAGGACGCCGCCCCCAACAGCCCCGCCTCCGTCGCCTCCTCGGGCAGCACGCCATCCTCCAAAGCGAAGGACCACGCCCAC AATGACAAGTCGTCCACGCCCAGCCTGAAGTCCAACACGCCGACTCCGAGGAACGAGGCTCCGACGGCGGGGACCAGCACCACTCCGGGACTACGGCCTCTCACGATGGGCAAACCACCCGGCTTGGAGGCACTGG CGGCCCCGGCCCTGCGTACGCCTCTCTCCATCGCCGGCTCCTACGCCTCCCCGTTTGCGATGATGGGTCATCACGAGATGAACGGATCCCTGACCAGCCCGGGCGTCTATCCGGGTCTCATTTCACCGCAGatgagcgccgccgccgccgccgtcgcctACGGACGCTCGCCAATT GCGGGGTTTGACCCTCATTCCCACATGAGAGCGCCGGGCCTGCCAGCCAGCCTCACGTCCATTTCTGGAGGGAAACC agcgTATTCTTTTCACGTGAGCGCCGATGGTCAGATGCAGCCGGTGCCCTTCCCTCCAGACGCACTGATTGGCCCGGGCATCCCGCGTCACGCTCGCCAGATCAACACGTTGAGCCACGGGGAAGTGGTGTGCGCCGTGACCATCAGCAACCCCACGCGTCACGTCTACACCGGCGGCAAGGGCTGTGTCAAGATCTGGGACATCAGCCAGCCCGGCAGCAAGAGCCCCGTGTCCCAACTCGACTGCCTG AACAGGGACAACTACATCCGCTCCTGCAAGCTCCTGCCTGACGGCCGCACCCTGATCGTGGGCGGCGAGGCCAGCACGCTGACCATCTGGGACCTGGCCTCGCAGACGCCGCGCATCAAGGCCGAGCTCACGTCCTCGGCGCCGGCCTGCTACGCGCTGGCCATCAGCCCCGACGCCAAGGTCTGCTTCTCCTGCTGCTCGGACGGAAACATCGCCGTGTGGGATCTCCACAACCAGACCCTCGTGAG GCAGTTCCAGGGCCACACGGACGGAGCCAGCTGCATCGACATCTCCCACGACGGGACCAAGCTGTGGACCGGCGGGCTGGACAACACGGTCCGCTCCTGGGACCTGAGGGAGGGCCGGCAGCTCCAGCAGCACGACTTCACCTCCCAGGTAGAGCGGCGCAGAGTctcgtcgtgtgtgtgtgtgtgtgtgtgcgcgcggacCGATGAGTGA
- the tle3b gene encoding transducin-like enhancer protein 3-B isoform X2: protein MYPQGRHPAPHQPGQPGFKFTVAESCDRIKDEFQFLQAQYHSLKVEYDKLANEKTEMQRHYVMYYEMSYGLNIEMHKQTEIAKRLNAILAQIMPFLSQEHQQQVAQAVERAKQVTMTELNAIIGVRGLPNLPLTQQPPHSVYPAFMQQQLQAQHLSHAAHGPQVQLPPHPSGLQPPGMPPVTGAGSGLLALGALGSQAHLPVKDEKNHHDLEHRGPSSFHLPLANSLKERESSTNNSVSPSDSLRAASEKHRGSSDYSLDSKKRKVDDKDSMGRYDSDGDKSDDLVVDVSNEDPATPRVSPAHSPPENGLDKSRVLKKDAAPNSPASVASSGSTPSSKAKDHAHNDKSSTPSLKSNTPTPRNEAPTAGTSTTPGLRPLTMGKPPGLEALAAPALRTPLSIAGSYASPFAMMGHHEMNGSLTSPGVYPGLISPQMSAAAAAVAYGRSPIAGFDPHSHMRAPGLPASLTSISGGKPAYSFHVSADGQMQPVPFPPDALIGPGIPRHARQINTLSHGEVVCAVTISNPTRHVYTGGKGCVKIWDISQPGSKSPVSQLDCLNRDNYIRSCKLLPDGRTLIVGGEASTLTIWDLASQTPRIKAELTSSAPACYALAISPDAKVCFSCCSDGNIAVWDLHNQTLVRQFQGHTDGASCIDISHDGTKLWTGGLDNTVRSWDLREGRQLQQHDFTSQVERRRVSSCVCVCVCARTDE, encoded by the exons ATGTATCCACAAGGCCGGCATCCG GCACCTCACCAGCCAGGGCAGCCTGGCTTCAAGTTCACTGTGGCGGAGTCCTGTGACAGGATCAAAGACGAATTTCAGTTCCTGCAGGCTCAGTACCACAG TCTAAAGGTGGAGTACGATAagctggccaatgaaaagacgGAGATGCAGCGTCACTATGTCATG TACTATGAGATGTCCTATGGGCTCAACATTGAGATGCACAAACAG ACTGAGATCGCCAAACGTCTCAATGCAATTCTGGCTCAGATCATGCCGTTCTTATCACAAGAG CATCAACAGCAGGTGGCTCAGGCTGTTGAGCGGGCCAAGCAGGTCACGATGACTGAGCTGAATGCGATCATCGGGGTACGTGGACTTCCCAATCTGCCTCTCACT cagcagccgcctcATAGTGTCTACCCAGCCTTCATG cagcagcagctccaggctCAGCATCTCTCTCACGCCGCCCACGGCCCCCAGGTGCagctgcccccccacccctccggcCTGCAGCCGCCCGGCATGCCCCCCGTGACGGGCGCCGGCTCCGGCCTGCTGGCTCTGGGCGCTCTTGGCAGCCAGGCCCACCTGCCTGTGAAGGATGAGAAGAACCACCACGACCTGGAGCACCGA GGCCCCTCATCTTTTCACTTGCCTCTGGCCAACTCTCTGAAAGAGCGTGAGTCGAGCACG aACAACTCGGTGTCGCCATCGGACAGCCTGCGGGCAGCGAGTGAGAAGCACCGCGGCTCTTCAGATTACAGCCTCGACTCCAAGAAACGTAAAGTGGACGACAAAGACAGCATGGGCcgatat GACAGCGACGGAGACAAAAGTGACGACTTGGTGGTGGACGTCTCCAACGAG GACCCGGCCACCCCGCGAGTCAGCCCCGCCCACTCTCCTCCAGAAAACGGCCTGGATAAATCCAGAGTCCTGAAGAAGGACGCCGCCCCCAACAGCCCCGCCTCCGTCGCCTCCTCGGGCAGCACGCCATCCTCCAAAGCGAAGGACCACGCCCAC AATGACAAGTCGTCCACGCCCAGCCTGAAGTCCAACACGCCGACTCCGAGGAACGAGGCTCCGACGGCGGGGACCAGCACCACTCCGGGACTACGGCCTCTCACGATGGGCAAACCACCCGGCTTGGAGGCACTGG CGGCCCCGGCCCTGCGTACGCCTCTCTCCATCGCCGGCTCCTACGCCTCCCCGTTTGCGATGATGGGTCATCACGAGATGAACGGATCCCTGACCAGCCCGGGCGTCTATCCGGGTCTCATTTCACCGCAGatgagcgccgccgccgccgccgtcgcctACGGACGCTCGCCAATT GCGGGGTTTGACCCTCATTCCCACATGAGAGCGCCGGGCCTGCCAGCCAGCCTCACGTCCATTTCTGGAGGGAAACC agcgTATTCTTTTCACGTGAGCGCCGATGGTCAGATGCAGCCGGTGCCCTTCCCTCCAGACGCACTGATTGGCCCGGGCATCCCGCGTCACGCTCGCCAGATCAACACGTTGAGCCACGGGGAAGTGGTGTGCGCCGTGACCATCAGCAACCCCACGCGTCACGTCTACACCGGCGGCAAGGGCTGTGTCAAGATCTGGGACATCAGCCAGCCCGGCAGCAAGAGCCCCGTGTCCCAACTCGACTGCCTG AACAGGGACAACTACATCCGCTCCTGCAAGCTCCTGCCTGACGGCCGCACCCTGATCGTGGGCGGCGAGGCCAGCACGCTGACCATCTGGGACCTGGCCTCGCAGACGCCGCGCATCAAGGCCGAGCTCACGTCCTCGGCGCCGGCCTGCTACGCGCTGGCCATCAGCCCCGACGCCAAGGTCTGCTTCTCCTGCTGCTCGGACGGAAACATCGCCGTGTGGGATCTCCACAACCAGACCCTCGTGAG GCAGTTCCAGGGCCACACGGACGGAGCCAGCTGCATCGACATCTCCCACGACGGGACCAAGCTGTGGACCGGCGGGCTGGACAACACGGTCCGCTCCTGGGACCTGAGGGAGGGCCGGCAGCTCCAGCAGCACGACTTCACCTCCCAGGTAGAGCGGCGCAGAGTctcgtcgtgtgtgtgtgtgtgtgtgtgcgcgcggacCGATGAGTGA
- the tle3b gene encoding transducin-like enhancer protein 3-B isoform X7, translated as MYPQGRHPAPHQPGQPGFKFTVAESCDRIKDEFQFLQAQYHSLKVEYDKLANEKTEMQRHYVMYYEMSYGLNIEMHKQTEIAKRLNAILAQIMPFLSQEHQQQVAQAVERAKQVTMTELNAIIGQQQPPHSVYPAFMQQLQAQHLSHAAHGPQVQLPPHPSGLQPPGMPPVTGAGSGLLALGALGSQAHLPVKDEKNHHDLEHRGPSSFHLPLANSLKERESSTNNSVSPSDSLRAASEKHRGSSDYSLDSKKRKVDDKDSMGRYDSDGDKSDDLVVDVSNEDPATPRVSPAHSPPENGLDKSRVLKKDAAPNSPASVASSGSTPSSKAKDHAHNDKSSTPSLKSNTPTPRNEAPTAGTSTTPGLRPLTMGKPPGLEALAAPALRTPLSIAGSYASPFAMMGHHEMNGSLTSPGVYPGLISPQMSAAAAAVAYGRSPIAGFDPHSHMRAPGLPASLTSISGGKPAYSFHVSADGQMQPVPFPPDALIGPGIPRHARQINTLSHGEVVCAVTISNPTRHVYTGGKGCVKIWDISQPGSKSPVSQLDCLNRDNYIRSCKLLPDGRTLIVGGEASTLTIWDLASQTPRIKAELTSSAPACYALAISPDAKVCFSCCSDGNIAVWDLHNQTLVRQFQGHTDGASCIDISHDGTKLWTGGLDNTVRSWDLREGRQLQQHDFTSQVERRRVSSCVCVCVCARTDE; from the exons ATGTATCCACAAGGCCGGCATCCG GCACCTCACCAGCCAGGGCAGCCTGGCTTCAAGTTCACTGTGGCGGAGTCCTGTGACAGGATCAAAGACGAATTTCAGTTCCTGCAGGCTCAGTACCACAG TCTAAAGGTGGAGTACGATAagctggccaatgaaaagacgGAGATGCAGCGTCACTATGTCATG TACTATGAGATGTCCTATGGGCTCAACATTGAGATGCACAAACAG ACTGAGATCGCCAAACGTCTCAATGCAATTCTGGCTCAGATCATGCCGTTCTTATCACAAGAG CATCAACAGCAGGTGGCTCAGGCTGTTGAGCGGGCCAAGCAGGTCACGATGACTGAGCTGAATGCGATCATCGGG cagcagcagccgcctcATAGTGTCTACCCAGCCTTCATG cagcagctccaggctCAGCATCTCTCTCACGCCGCCCACGGCCCCCAGGTGCagctgcccccccacccctccggcCTGCAGCCGCCCGGCATGCCCCCCGTGACGGGCGCCGGCTCCGGCCTGCTGGCTCTGGGCGCTCTTGGCAGCCAGGCCCACCTGCCTGTGAAGGATGAGAAGAACCACCACGACCTGGAGCACCGA GGCCCCTCATCTTTTCACTTGCCTCTGGCCAACTCTCTGAAAGAGCGTGAGTCGAGCACG aACAACTCGGTGTCGCCATCGGACAGCCTGCGGGCAGCGAGTGAGAAGCACCGCGGCTCTTCAGATTACAGCCTCGACTCCAAGAAACGTAAAGTGGACGACAAAGACAGCATGGGCcgatat GACAGCGACGGAGACAAAAGTGACGACTTGGTGGTGGACGTCTCCAACGAG GACCCGGCCACCCCGCGAGTCAGCCCCGCCCACTCTCCTCCAGAAAACGGCCTGGATAAATCCAGAGTCCTGAAGAAGGACGCCGCCCCCAACAGCCCCGCCTCCGTCGCCTCCTCGGGCAGCACGCCATCCTCCAAAGCGAAGGACCACGCCCAC AATGACAAGTCGTCCACGCCCAGCCTGAAGTCCAACACGCCGACTCCGAGGAACGAGGCTCCGACGGCGGGGACCAGCACCACTCCGGGACTACGGCCTCTCACGATGGGCAAACCACCCGGCTTGGAGGCACTGG CGGCCCCGGCCCTGCGTACGCCTCTCTCCATCGCCGGCTCCTACGCCTCCCCGTTTGCGATGATGGGTCATCACGAGATGAACGGATCCCTGACCAGCCCGGGCGTCTATCCGGGTCTCATTTCACCGCAGatgagcgccgccgccgccgccgtcgcctACGGACGCTCGCCAATT GCGGGGTTTGACCCTCATTCCCACATGAGAGCGCCGGGCCTGCCAGCCAGCCTCACGTCCATTTCTGGAGGGAAACC agcgTATTCTTTTCACGTGAGCGCCGATGGTCAGATGCAGCCGGTGCCCTTCCCTCCAGACGCACTGATTGGCCCGGGCATCCCGCGTCACGCTCGCCAGATCAACACGTTGAGCCACGGGGAAGTGGTGTGCGCCGTGACCATCAGCAACCCCACGCGTCACGTCTACACCGGCGGCAAGGGCTGTGTCAAGATCTGGGACATCAGCCAGCCCGGCAGCAAGAGCCCCGTGTCCCAACTCGACTGCCTG AACAGGGACAACTACATCCGCTCCTGCAAGCTCCTGCCTGACGGCCGCACCCTGATCGTGGGCGGCGAGGCCAGCACGCTGACCATCTGGGACCTGGCCTCGCAGACGCCGCGCATCAAGGCCGAGCTCACGTCCTCGGCGCCGGCCTGCTACGCGCTGGCCATCAGCCCCGACGCCAAGGTCTGCTTCTCCTGCTGCTCGGACGGAAACATCGCCGTGTGGGATCTCCACAACCAGACCCTCGTGAG GCAGTTCCAGGGCCACACGGACGGAGCCAGCTGCATCGACATCTCCCACGACGGGACCAAGCTGTGGACCGGCGGGCTGGACAACACGGTCCGCTCCTGGGACCTGAGGGAGGGCCGGCAGCTCCAGCAGCACGACTTCACCTCCCAGGTAGAGCGGCGCAGAGTctcgtcgtgtgtgtgtgtgtgtgtgtgcgcgcggacCGATGAGTGA
- the tle3b gene encoding transducin-like enhancer protein 3-B isoform X4 has protein sequence MYPQGRHPAPHQPGQPGFKFTVAESCDRIKDEFQFLQAQYHSLKVEYDKLANEKTEMQRHYVMYYEMSYGLNIEMHKQTEIAKRLNAILAQIMPFLSQEHQQQVAQAVERAKQVTMTELNAIIGVRGLPNLPLTQQPPHSVYPAFMQQLQAQHLSHAAHGPQVQLPPHPSGLQPPGMPPVTGAGSGLLALGALGSQAHLPVKDEKNHHDLEHRGPSSFHLPLANSLKERESSTNNSVSPSDSLRAASEKHRGSSDYSLDSKKRKVDDKDSMGRYDSDGDKSDDLVVDVSNEDPATPRVSPAHSPPENGLDKSRVLKKDAAPNSPASVASSGSTPSSKAKDHAHNDKSSTPSLKSNTPTPRNEAPTAGTSTTPGLRPLTMGKPPGLEALAAPALRTPLSIAGSYASPFAMMGHHEMNGSLTSPGVYPGLISPQMSAAAAAVAYGRSPIAGFDPHSHMRAPGLPASLTSISGGKPAYSFHVSADGQMQPVPFPPDALIGPGIPRHARQINTLSHGEVVCAVTISNPTRHVYTGGKGCVKIWDISQPGSKSPVSQLDCLNRDNYIRSCKLLPDGRTLIVGGEASTLTIWDLASQTPRIKAELTSSAPACYALAISPDAKVCFSCCSDGNIAVWDLHNQTLVRQFQGHTDGASCIDISHDGTKLWTGGLDNTVRSWDLREGRQLQQHDFTSQVERRRVSSCVCVCVCARTDE, from the exons ATGTATCCACAAGGCCGGCATCCG GCACCTCACCAGCCAGGGCAGCCTGGCTTCAAGTTCACTGTGGCGGAGTCCTGTGACAGGATCAAAGACGAATTTCAGTTCCTGCAGGCTCAGTACCACAG TCTAAAGGTGGAGTACGATAagctggccaatgaaaagacgGAGATGCAGCGTCACTATGTCATG TACTATGAGATGTCCTATGGGCTCAACATTGAGATGCACAAACAG ACTGAGATCGCCAAACGTCTCAATGCAATTCTGGCTCAGATCATGCCGTTCTTATCACAAGAG CATCAACAGCAGGTGGCTCAGGCTGTTGAGCGGGCCAAGCAGGTCACGATGACTGAGCTGAATGCGATCATCGGGGTACGTGGACTTCCCAATCTGCCTCTCACT cagcagccgcctcATAGTGTCTACCCAGCCTTCATG cagcagctccaggctCAGCATCTCTCTCACGCCGCCCACGGCCCCCAGGTGCagctgcccccccacccctccggcCTGCAGCCGCCCGGCATGCCCCCCGTGACGGGCGCCGGCTCCGGCCTGCTGGCTCTGGGCGCTCTTGGCAGCCAGGCCCACCTGCCTGTGAAGGATGAGAAGAACCACCACGACCTGGAGCACCGA GGCCCCTCATCTTTTCACTTGCCTCTGGCCAACTCTCTGAAAGAGCGTGAGTCGAGCACG aACAACTCGGTGTCGCCATCGGACAGCCTGCGGGCAGCGAGTGAGAAGCACCGCGGCTCTTCAGATTACAGCCTCGACTCCAAGAAACGTAAAGTGGACGACAAAGACAGCATGGGCcgatat GACAGCGACGGAGACAAAAGTGACGACTTGGTGGTGGACGTCTCCAACGAG GACCCGGCCACCCCGCGAGTCAGCCCCGCCCACTCTCCTCCAGAAAACGGCCTGGATAAATCCAGAGTCCTGAAGAAGGACGCCGCCCCCAACAGCCCCGCCTCCGTCGCCTCCTCGGGCAGCACGCCATCCTCCAAAGCGAAGGACCACGCCCAC AATGACAAGTCGTCCACGCCCAGCCTGAAGTCCAACACGCCGACTCCGAGGAACGAGGCTCCGACGGCGGGGACCAGCACCACTCCGGGACTACGGCCTCTCACGATGGGCAAACCACCCGGCTTGGAGGCACTGG CGGCCCCGGCCCTGCGTACGCCTCTCTCCATCGCCGGCTCCTACGCCTCCCCGTTTGCGATGATGGGTCATCACGAGATGAACGGATCCCTGACCAGCCCGGGCGTCTATCCGGGTCTCATTTCACCGCAGatgagcgccgccgccgccgccgtcgcctACGGACGCTCGCCAATT GCGGGGTTTGACCCTCATTCCCACATGAGAGCGCCGGGCCTGCCAGCCAGCCTCACGTCCATTTCTGGAGGGAAACC agcgTATTCTTTTCACGTGAGCGCCGATGGTCAGATGCAGCCGGTGCCCTTCCCTCCAGACGCACTGATTGGCCCGGGCATCCCGCGTCACGCTCGCCAGATCAACACGTTGAGCCACGGGGAAGTGGTGTGCGCCGTGACCATCAGCAACCCCACGCGTCACGTCTACACCGGCGGCAAGGGCTGTGTCAAGATCTGGGACATCAGCCAGCCCGGCAGCAAGAGCCCCGTGTCCCAACTCGACTGCCTG AACAGGGACAACTACATCCGCTCCTGCAAGCTCCTGCCTGACGGCCGCACCCTGATCGTGGGCGGCGAGGCCAGCACGCTGACCATCTGGGACCTGGCCTCGCAGACGCCGCGCATCAAGGCCGAGCTCACGTCCTCGGCGCCGGCCTGCTACGCGCTGGCCATCAGCCCCGACGCCAAGGTCTGCTTCTCCTGCTGCTCGGACGGAAACATCGCCGTGTGGGATCTCCACAACCAGACCCTCGTGAG GCAGTTCCAGGGCCACACGGACGGAGCCAGCTGCATCGACATCTCCCACGACGGGACCAAGCTGTGGACCGGCGGGCTGGACAACACGGTCCGCTCCTGGGACCTGAGGGAGGGCCGGCAGCTCCAGCAGCACGACTTCACCTCCCAGGTAGAGCGGCGCAGAGTctcgtcgtgtgtgtgtgtgtgtgtgtgcgcgcggacCGATGAGTGA